The proteins below are encoded in one region of Periplaneta americana isolate PAMFEO1 chromosome 11, P.americana_PAMFEO1_priV1, whole genome shotgun sequence:
- the LOC138709375 gene encoding methyl farnesoate epoxidase-like codes for MIFTLLLGLGVLLFIYYWITMKPKNFPPGPPYLPVLGSVLFIPTKLLHLTMAGEWRRKYGPLVGLFLGSKPAVAVCGPNEVLEVLRREEFQARPDDILFRDRIFGKKFGLVFSDGPYWVEQRRFTLRHLRDFGFGKKSMERLILDQVDDIVKEMKNHSIIQVNSLFNVSILNMLWGMIAGVTYERNDERLKYLFEKLDQAFRASGPAGNAANVFPVLMKIAPDLSGYNHVKQIVEDLQDFFKEIISEHEKTIDENNPRDLIDVYLREMKQQSSNPDTTFTVDSLIVVCLDLFIAGSETTSNTLGFSMLYMVLYPTVQAKVQRELDAVIGRDRRPSLEDRPRLPYVEAVLAELMRVSSTAPIAAPHRAERDTQLNGYFIPKDTSAVLSLYSLFQDKEHWGDPETFRPERFLDADGKFVRDDWMIPFSQGKRSCVGEGLARSATFLSFTTLMQQFTISVPEEDPKPSTVPLAGITITPAPFRIKITTRI; via the exons ATGATCTTTACGCTGCTATTGGGACTCGGAGTCCTTCTGTTCATTTACTACTGGATTACAATGAAGCCGAAAAACTTTCCACCTG GTCCGCCGTATCTGCCTGTGTTGGGATCCGTTCTCTTCATTCCAACGAAATTGTTGCACCTCACGATGGCTGGAGAGTGGCGCCGTAAATATGGGCCATTGGTGGGACTTTTTCTCGGATCAAAACCCGCTGTAGCGGTTTGCGGTCCTAACGAAGTCTTGGAAGTCCTGCGAAGGGAGGAGTTCCAAGCTAGACCGGATGACATTTTATTCAGGGATAGAATTTTCGGCAAGAAGTTTG GTCTCGTCTTCTCCGATGGTCCGTATTGGGTGGAGCAGAGAAGATTTACTTTAAGACATCTGAGAGATTTTGGCTTCGGCAAGAAGTCAATGGAAAGACTGATCTTAGATCAGGTTGACGATATTGTGAAGGAGATGAAGAATCATTCGATTATTCAG GTGAACAGCCTGTTTAATGTGTCCATCTTGAATATGCTGTGGGGTATGATCGCCGGTGTCACATACGAGAGAAATGACGAGCGGCTGAAATATCTCTTCGAGAAGCTTGATCAGGCATTCCGAGCGAGTGGTCCAGCGGGAAACGCAGCCAACGTGTTTCCTGTACTGATGAAGATCGCTCCTGATCTCTCAGGATACAATCATGTAAAGCAGATCGTCGAGGATTTGCaagatttttttaaa GAAATAATCAGTGAGCACGAAAAGACAATCGATGAAAATAACCCAAGAGATTTAATAGATGTGTACTTGAGGGAGATGAAACAGCAGAGCAGCAATCCTGATACCACCTTTACAG TTGATAGCCTCATCGTGGTCTGCCTGGACCTGTTCATTGCTGGAAGCGAGACCACAAGCAATACGCTGGGCTTCTCCATGCTGTACATGGTGCTGTACCCCACAGTGCAAGCTAAGGTGCAGAGAGAGCTGGACGCCGTGATAGGCAGGGACAGACGACCGTCCCTTGAGGACAGACCGAG ACTTCCGTACGTAGAGGCAGTACTTGCAGAGCTTATGAGGGTTTCCTCCACTGCACCCATTGCAGCTCCACACCGAGCGGAAAGAGACACCCAACTCAATGGATATTTCATTCCTAAG GATACGTCGGCTGTGCTGAGCCTGTACAGCCTGTTCCAAGACAAGGAGCATTGGGGTGATCCTGAAACGTTCAGACCAGAACGCTTTTTGGACGCGGACGGAAAATTTGTGCGGGACGACTGGATGATTCCGTTCAGCCAGGGAAAACGGTCGTGTGTTGGAGAGGGGTTGGCTCGGAGTGCCACATTCCTCTCCTTCACGACTCTCATGCAGCAGTTTACCATCAGTGTACCTGAGGAGGACCCTAAGCCATCTACGGTGCCCCTCGCAGGCATCACCATAACTCCGGCTCCCTTTAGAATTAAGATCACCACACGTATCTGA